The Nitrospirales bacterium genome includes a window with the following:
- a CDS encoding glycosyltransferase, translating to MNSQEEKIRVAWQHPIIPNYRVPYLEKLANVPDVEVTSFHGQGLDGYTTKSVGSIPSVKNILVKNRYWAFGRGRIFWQSAVRKIIKGKFDVIVCEEVIHNASVWMLWLFAQITNTPLVLHGFGYRPVSGMSYHRKTQPSLRQHFIDRLRFFMIKRASAIAVYTEKGKEACIQEGIQSHKIFVTKNTYDTEYLMGLEQSVTSQELDSITQKLNLTDRFVLIFVGRLNPLKRVSLLIDVMRKLDKSSLQASLLVVGEGIEYQPLVKQSQGLAHVHFLGGIHEPIELAKLFMISHALVIPGLPGLTCVHGFCYGVPTITTAPVNLRWPECPELDYIRHGVNGYFVAKPDCQLFCDAIMYLADDKQRLQKFSTGARETAKSLPLRETVAQFRKAVKFAFNGIQNKALVS from the coding sequence ATGAATTCGCAAGAAGAAAAAATACGCGTAGCATGGCAGCATCCTATTATTCCAAACTATCGAGTGCCATATCTGGAAAAGCTCGCCAACGTTCCTGATGTCGAAGTGACATCGTTTCATGGACAAGGACTGGATGGGTATACGACGAAATCTGTTGGCTCCATTCCATCCGTCAAGAATATTCTGGTAAAAAACCGGTATTGGGCCTTCGGTCGTGGTCGAATATTCTGGCAATCCGCCGTGCGCAAAATCATAAAAGGAAAATTTGATGTCATTGTTTGTGAGGAGGTTATTCACAATGCCTCAGTTTGGATGTTATGGCTCTTTGCTCAAATAACCAATACGCCACTAGTGCTCCATGGTTTTGGATATCGACCGGTATCCGGCATGTCATATCACCGTAAAACACAACCAAGTCTCCGGCAACATTTTATCGATCGATTGAGATTTTTCATGATTAAACGTGCAAGTGCCATTGCGGTTTATACGGAAAAGGGGAAGGAAGCATGCATCCAAGAAGGTATTCAATCTCATAAGATCTTTGTCACGAAGAATACCTATGATACAGAATATCTTATGGGTTTGGAGCAGAGTGTCACGTCCCAAGAGCTTGATTCGATTACCCAGAAACTGAACCTAACAGATCGCTTTGTTCTTATCTTCGTGGGGCGACTCAACCCCTTGAAACGAGTCTCTCTTCTGATTGACGTCATGCGAAAACTTGATAAGAGTTCACTCCAAGCATCTCTCCTGGTTGTTGGAGAAGGCATTGAATATCAACCGTTGGTCAAACAGTCACAGGGATTAGCACATGTCCATTTTTTGGGTGGAATCCATGAACCGATTGAATTGGCCAAACTGTTCATGATCTCGCACGCATTAGTCATCCCTGGGTTACCCGGCCTGACATGTGTACATGGATTTTGTTATGGAGTTCCTACCATCACGACGGCGCCGGTTAATCTTAGGTGGCCGGAATGTCCAGAACTGGATTACATTCGACATGGAGTGAATGGATACTTTGTCGCAAAACCGGACTGTCAATTGTTCTGTGATGCCATTATGTACCTCGCCGATGACAAACAACGTTTACAGAAATTTAGTACAGGGGCGAGGGAAACCGCTAAATCATTGCCGCTGAGGGAAACGGTGGCACAGTTTCGTAAAGCTGTGAAGTTCGCATTCAATGGAATACAGAACAAGGCTCTCGTTTCATAA